GAATGATATTCATGTCATTGACTACACTTTGTTCATAACATTCTGTAGCCACATTAATCAATTGTCTTGAGATTTCGTCGCAGGCATCCAATGGATTCACGTTCGGTCCTGCGAATTCAAGCCGAATTTCTGCACGGCTGTTGTCTTCGGAATACTCCGCCATTAAACGGATATCCGTACCCTGCGGCAGTTTGGGAACAAGCCCAAGCATCACCATTTCGTCGAGAACATAGCTCACGTTTCGAATGGTCCGATTTTCCATCTGGTTCTTTTCGGCAAAAACTAGGAACCGGTTCATAACGCCCATAAAATCAACGTCTCCAACGACAAGATGTTCGTCAAACACTTTAAGGTGCTTGATAAACAGCCTCGTCTTTTCGCGTTGCGGGTTTTCGAAAATCTGCTTCGGGGTCCCTTCTTCGTAAATCACGCCCTCGTCCATGTAGAACACACGCGTCGAAATATCGCGAGCAAATTTCATCTCGTGCGTAACAATCATCATCGTGAGTCCCTGATTCGAAAGTCCCCTGATCACCGCAAGGACTTCTCCAATCATCGTCGGGTCCAAGGCGCTCGTCGGTTCATCGAACAGTATAATTTCAGGGTCCATCGCAAGCGTACGTGCAATAGCGACACGCTGTTTTTGGCCGCCCGAAAGTTCTTCGGGTAAATTATCGGCCTTGTCCGCAAGCCCCACGCGGTGCAAAAGTTCCATACCCTTTGCGCAGGCGTCCTGCTTGGAACGGTGCAAAATATCCATCTGTGCGACCATGATATTTTCAATAATCGTCAGATGGTTGAACAAATTAAATGACTGAAAAACCATCCCCATCTTGCGACGAATCGCGGGCACATTCGCCCCACGCGCTGTAATCGATTTTCCGTCAATCAGCACCTCGCCCGAAGTCGGGCATTCCAAAAGATTGATACAGCGAAGCAACGTCGACTTGCCTGTTCCCGAAGGGCCGATAATCGACACAACATCGCCACGATTAATCTCGACATTGACATCCAGAAGCGGAGTCGCATTCGGGTACACTTTTTTCAAATGACGAATCGAAATCATTTAACGCTCCCTTTCCCTCAAAAAATATGTGCGGAATATCAAATTCCCTATTAAAATAATATCAACCGTCCGAAAACGACACAAAAAGTTCACTTTCGTGCAAAAACATATTTATATTAAATCATACACAAGGTTTTTCTAGAGGGGAGCTCTATGGATTTTTTGAAAAAAGCGGCTATAGCCATTGGTTTTTGCACCATGCTTACCGCATGCGGAAACGACACTTTAAATTGCGCATCCATTTTCGAAAAGAACGATTCCATCGCCGAAGGGAAGGCGCCCGCCTTCCTCAAGAAAGGCGATAAAGTGGCTCTCCTTTCGCCCTCCTACACAACTCCCGATTCTACAATCCAGAAAACGGCCGATGTGATTCGCGAATGGGGCTTTACCCCTGTCATCGGCGAGAGTGCAAACAAACTCGATGCAGGCAA
This genomic stretch from Fibrobacter sp. UWB2 harbors:
- a CDS encoding amino acid ABC transporter ATP-binding protein, whose translation is MISIRHLKKVYPNATPLLDVNVEINRGDVVSIIGPSGTGKSTLLRCINLLECPTSGEVLIDGKSITARGANVPAIRRKMGMVFQSFNLFNHLTIIENIMVAQMDILHRSKQDACAKGMELLHRVGLADKADNLPEELSGGQKQRVAIARTLAMDPEIILFDEPTSALDPTMIGEVLAVIRGLSNQGLTMMIVTHEMKFARDISTRVFYMDEGVIYEEGTPKQIFENPQREKTRLFIKHLKVFDEHLVVGDVDFMGVMNRFLVFAEKNQMENRTIRNVSYVLDEMVMLGLVPKLPQGTDIRLMAEYSEDNSRAEIRLEFAGPNVNPLDACDEISRQLINVATECYEQSVVNDMNIIHFHVK